In Nitrospiraceae bacterium, the genomic window CCATCGCCTCTCGCAAACTCAATCGCAACTCGGGAAGGTCCCGGCCCGTTGCAGGTTCCGGGGAAGCCGCCCAGGTGACGGCACCGTTTCCTCCAAACACCGCAAGACACGCCACGCAAAGCCCAACCGCCTTCCAAAACCGACCTCCCATCATATCTTGTCCCCTCGCCTCCAGGTTACAATGCGCCGCCCGATGGCTGTTCAGCCAATTGAGGATTTCTGCTTTCTGACCACTTGCGTTGCGTATCAACGACCAGGGTAAACAATGCGGGAATAACAATAAGAGTGAACACTGTGGAGACCATGAGGCCGCCCAGCACCACACTTCCGATACCTCGATACAGCTCGGAGCCCGCTCCGGATGAGACCACAAGCGGAAAGAGCCCAAAGAGCGTCGTGAGTGTCGTCATCATAATCGGCCGGACACGGATTTTAACGGATTCACGAATGGCTTCCCGAAGAGGCAATCCTTGTCCCGACTCTTCTCCAAACGAATCCCCCTCTTCCGGTCCCCTCATGAAATTTAAAGCCTGGTGCACCACCAGAATGGCATTATTGACCACCACGCCGATGAGAATGACAAAGCCTAACATGGTCAGCACATCCAATGGTTGATAGGCGATAAAATTATTGACCAGAGAAAGCCCCAGGAATCCACCGGCTGCGGCAAACGGCACCGTAAAAATAATGACTAGAGGATAGAGAAAACTTTCAAACAACGCGGCCATCAGGAGGTAGGTAATGGTAAAGGCCAGCAGAAAATTCCATTTTAACGCATCATAGGTTTCGGTAAGATCATCGGCCGTCCCCGACAGGCGCACATTATACAAGCGTCCTAACGCCCCGCTTTCTTTCAATGGCCCGAGGATTTGCGTTCGAATCACATCCATCGCCTCTTCCAGCGCCATCTCAACCGGCGGGATCACCTGAATTACAATGGATCGTTCCCGTTCGATATGATTAATTTGTTCCGGGCCCGCGACTAATGTGACATCGGCAATATTGCCAACCGTCGTCAATTGACCGCCTTTGGTATAAATCGGAATGGAATTGAGCGACTGGGTCTGGTTGGCATATTTATCGACACCACGAATCGTAAGATCAATCTCATCTCCCTCAAATTGATAATCACTGGCCTTTGCCCCATCGACCAGGGCATCAATGGTAAATCCGAGCTCCTGATTCGTCATTTGCACATCCGCCGCACGATCCCGCTTGACGGTCACCCGGACTTCCGGACTGCCCAAATCCAAACTGGGAATGGGTCTGACCTGTGCCTCGGGGAGCACCCCTTTCACCTGACCAAACACCTGAACACCTAACTGAACAAGCGTGTCCAACTCCGGCCCGGTGATCTCAATATCGATATTTCGACCCTCGCCCAAGCCACGCTCGAACAGGCCGCGTTGTGTGATGATCCCAATCACACCCGGAAGGTCCGCCGTCGCTCGACGAAACAGGGGGATCAATTCTTTCACGCGGCTCGGATCATTTACTCGACCGCCCATAAAGACGGATCGCCCCCGTGCCACATAGAAAAAATTGGCAATACTGGGGCCATCCAAAGCGGCCTCCTCCGGGGAACCGGGCTTTGCATCCCAATAGGGGCTTAGGGTCGATTCAATCGGCTGTCCCATTTTGACAAATTCGTGAGTGTTATACCCCGGAGGAGGCAGCAGAATGCCAATGACAAGATTCCGGTTTCCCTGAGGAAGATACTCCGCCTTCGGTAACAAAGCCCAGCTTCCCAGTATCGCAAGAGAAGTGAATCCCAGAATCGTCACACTTCGCCAGAAGACACTGCCACTCAAACCATACACCATAGAACCCAAGGCCTCTTTGATACGATCCAACCAGGAATGCCGTCCCGCCGTCGAACCACTCTCCGCGAATCCCGCGACAGTCCTCGTACCCGGTGCCTGCTCCCTTTTGGACTTTTTCACCGTGGTTAACACCCGTGCAGACAAGGATGGTATCACCGTCATCGAAACCACAAGACTCAAACCCACTCCCGCACTAATCGCAATAGCGATATCCCGAAACAATTGACCGGATTGTTCTTCCATGAACACAATGGGAACAAATACGGCAATAGTCGTGAGGGTACTGGCCAGCACCGCACCCCACACCTCCACAGTGCCATCGTATGCCGCTTGAAATAACGATTTGCCCAATTCACGATGACGATAAATATTTTCCAACACCACAATGGAGTTATCCACCAACATCCCGGCAGCAAACGTCATTCCCGCTAAACTGATGACATTGAAATTCCGGCCCAACGCCCACAGCATAATAAACGTTCCCATCATGCTGATCGGAATGGCCAAACCGACGACCAGGGTGCTACTGCCCGTACGGAGGAATAAATACAAAATGGAGATCGCCAATATACTCCCGACGATCAAATTTTGCTGGACAAGAGTCAGGGATCGGTTTATGTACGTGGTTTCATCATAGACCTGAAATAACTGAAACCCCCGCGCATTCAAAATTTCTTCATTGAGCTCAATGGCGGCCTCGCGCAGACCATCCATGGCGTCCAAGACATTGGCCCCGGTCTGCCGTATGGCGTTGATTGCGATGGCTGGATGGCCTTTTTGTCGCACCACCACGGTCGGATCCTTGTAATCAATATGGGCGGTCGCCACATCCCGCACATACACCGATGCCCCATCACGCCTGGCGATGATGACATTTTCCACATCCTGGGGATTGAGATATTCCCCCACCGTGCGTACGACATACGACCGTTTACCCTCATCGAAATCTCCGGCACTGTAATCCCTATTCTCCTGATCTAACGCTCGAGCCAGATCCATAATGGTTAACGCTCTGGACGCTAATTTAGCCGGATCGACCGTCACCCGAAGCTCCCGCTCCCGACCACCATAAACATTCGAAGCTGCGACACCCTGGACCCGTTCGAAACGGGCTTTGATGATATCCTCTGCAAAATCCCGCATGGTTTCGATGTTGACAGGATTCCCTTCCAGTGTGTCTAAAATAAACCAGGCCATGGCGGCCCCACGGGTATCCGCGCTGCTTATGACGGGTTCATCCGCCTCAAGCGGGTACTCCTTGACCTGATTCAACCGGTTGGAAACCTGGAGTAAGGCGGTATCCGTATTCGTTCCTGTGGGAAATCGAAGAATGACTTTTCCCTGACCGTAGGAACTTTCACTGAACATTTTTTCCAGTCCTTCGACGCCTTTGAGTTGCTCTTCCTGCTCATCGATGATTTCACGTTCGACTTCATGCGGGCTTCCCCCGGGCCAAACGGTATCCACGGTAACTTCATGCTTCTCCACATCAGGTGCCAATTGAACCGGGAGCTTCAGCAACGCCACAATGCCGAACAACACCACTAAGAGCACACCCACTGCTGTGCTGACCGGATAACGGATGGCGGAATGAACCAGATTCATGCTTTTACCGGCTCCTCTAAAATCCTGACCGACTGCCCGGGCAGGAGGCGCTCATTCCCTTCCACGACGATCTGCATACCTTCTTCAATCGCTCCCTGTACTTCTACCACGTCCTCAAAATGGGCTACGGGGATCACCGCTACCTGGGTGACCGTGTTATTGGCCACAATAAAGGCGAATTCCTTTCCCCCTTTGAGCACCAGCGC contains:
- a CDS encoding efflux RND transporter permease subunit, which gives rise to MNLVHSAIRYPVSTAVGVLLVVLFGIVALLKLPVQLAPDVEKHEVTVDTVWPGGSPHEVEREIIDEQEEQLKGVEGLEKMFSESSYGQGKVILRFPTGTNTDTALLQVSNRLNQVKEYPLEADEPVISSADTRGAAMAWFILDTLEGNPVNIETMRDFAEDIIKARFERVQGVAASNVYGGRERELRVTVDPAKLASRALTIMDLARALDQENRDYSAGDFDEGKRSYVVRTVGEYLNPQDVENVIIARRDGASVYVRDVATAHIDYKDPTVVVRQKGHPAIAINAIRQTGANVLDAMDGLREAAIELNEEILNARGFQLFQVYDETTYINRSLTLVQQNLIVGSILAISILYLFLRTGSSTLVVGLAIPISMMGTFIMLWALGRNFNVISLAGMTFAAGMLVDNSIVVLENIYRHRELGKSLFQAAYDGTVEVWGAVLASTLTTIAVFVPIVFMEEQSGQLFRDIAIAISAGVGLSLVVSMTVIPSLSARVLTTVKKSKREQAPGTRTVAGFAESGSTAGRHSWLDRIKEALGSMVYGLSGSVFWRSVTILGFTSLAILGSWALLPKAEYLPQGNRNLVIGILLPPPGYNTHEFVKMGQPIESTLSPYWDAKPGSPEEAALDGPSIANFFYVARGRSVFMGGRVNDPSRVKELIPLFRRATADLPGVIGIITQRGLFERGLGEGRNIDIEITGPELDTLVQLGVQVFGQVKGVLPEAQVRPIPSLDLGSPEVRVTVKRDRAADVQMTNQELGFTIDALVDGAKASDYQFEGDEIDLTIRGVDKYANQTQSLNSIPIYTKGGQLTTVGNIADVTLVAGPEQINHIERERSIVIQVIPPVEMALEEAMDVIRTQILGPLKESGALGRLYNVRLSGTADDLTETYDALKWNFLLAFTITYLLMAALFESFLYPLVIIFTVPFAAAGGFLGLSLVNNFIAYQPLDVLTMLGFVILIGVVVNNAILVVHQALNFMRGPEEGDSFGEESGQGLPLREAIRESVKIRVRPIMMTTLTTLFGLFPLVVSSGAGSELYRGIGSVVLGGLMVSTVFTLIVIPALFTLVVDTQRKWSESRNPQLAEQPSGGAL